The proteins below are encoded in one region of Nitrospira sp.:
- the secA gene encoding protein translocase subunit SecA, giving the protein MLTRLLNLIFGSKNEREIKALRPTVERINGLEASLTPLSDEALTGKTKEFQSRLADGETLEDLLPEAFAVCREAGRRRLNMRHFDVQLLGGMILHKGRIAEMKTGEGKTLVATLPLYLNALSGQGAHLVTVNDYLAKRDAQWMSQVYHFLGLSVGVIQHDASFLYDPTYDAADKRLQHLRPCTRQEAYRADITYGTNNEFGFDYLRDNLIVSDIGQCVQRELNYAIVDEVDSILIDEARTPLIISGPTDDTTDLYYRCNAIIPQLKAERDFTIEEKTKTAALTEEGNARVEKLLGVENLYDIANMNLVHHVIKALQAHTLYKRDVEYVVKDGEVIIVDEFTGRLMPGRRWSDGLHQAVEAKEGVKIANENQTLASVTFQNYFRMYKKLAGMTGTADTEAAEFAKIYNLDVNVIPTNRPNVRKDYADVVFRTEREKFNAIVEEIKECYEHGQPVLVGTISIEKSERLSGLLSRQGVKHHVLNAKYHEREAEIIAQAGRKSAVTIATNMAGRGTDILLGGNPEFTFKQLLYREEGLPEDRRLAVYEEIKADCEKNKQEVVGAGGLHILGTERHESRRIDNQLRGRAGRQGDPGSSRFYLSLEDDLMRIFASERVSNLMLKLGMEEGVPIEHGMVTRAIQNAQTKVEAHNFEIRKQLLEYDDVMNKQREIIYQHRRAVFTSEDISGEVRDMMHNVVTSFVDVCCPEEQYPEEWDFKSLAESMNGQFGVDIAAGHSEGVDSLKEMGRDALLEDMKEAVQHAYAAKEQEIRPDILRQLEKLILLQVIDHHWKEHLLGMDHLRDGIGLRGYGQKDPLIEYKREGFDMFSNLMGRIQSDALERLFRIQEVRQQEVPTSPPPQLPPRITLSHGDEAISTAAPKGHVDKVGRNDPCPCGSGKKYKKCHGA; this is encoded by the coding sequence ATGCTCACACGCCTGCTCAATCTGATCTTTGGAAGTAAGAACGAACGCGAGATCAAAGCCTTACGGCCGACGGTCGAGCGGATCAACGGCTTGGAAGCGAGCCTGACACCACTCTCCGACGAAGCCCTCACGGGAAAAACCAAAGAGTTTCAAAGCCGTCTGGCGGACGGCGAAACCCTCGAGGACCTGTTACCGGAGGCCTTTGCGGTCTGCCGCGAGGCCGGGCGCCGTCGCCTGAATATGCGGCATTTCGACGTGCAACTCCTGGGCGGCATGATCCTTCACAAGGGCCGGATCGCCGAAATGAAAACCGGTGAAGGCAAGACGCTGGTCGCTACCCTTCCGCTCTATCTCAACGCGCTGTCGGGTCAAGGCGCCCATCTCGTGACCGTCAACGACTATCTAGCCAAACGCGACGCCCAGTGGATGAGCCAGGTGTATCATTTCCTCGGCCTCTCGGTCGGCGTGATCCAGCACGACGCCTCGTTCTTGTACGACCCGACCTACGATGCCGCCGACAAACGGCTGCAGCACCTGCGGCCCTGCACGAGGCAAGAGGCCTACCGCGCCGATATCACCTACGGCACGAACAACGAATTCGGCTTCGATTACCTGCGCGACAACCTGATCGTCAGTGACATCGGACAGTGCGTGCAGCGTGAATTGAACTATGCGATCGTCGACGAGGTCGACAGCATTTTGATCGACGAGGCCCGGACGCCCCTGATCATTTCAGGCCCCACGGATGACACGACCGATCTCTATTATCGCTGTAACGCCATCATTCCGCAGCTCAAGGCCGAGCGCGACTTCACGATCGAGGAAAAAACGAAGACCGCCGCGCTGACGGAGGAGGGAAACGCTCGCGTCGAAAAACTGCTCGGCGTGGAAAACCTGTACGACATCGCCAACATGAACCTGGTCCATCACGTGATTAAGGCGCTTCAGGCACACACGCTCTACAAGCGGGACGTCGAGTACGTAGTGAAGGACGGCGAAGTCATCATCGTGGACGAATTCACGGGCCGGCTCATGCCGGGACGACGCTGGAGCGATGGGCTCCATCAAGCCGTGGAAGCCAAAGAAGGCGTCAAGATCGCCAACGAAAACCAAACGCTCGCATCCGTCACGTTCCAGAACTACTTCCGGATGTACAAGAAGCTCGCCGGCATGACCGGCACCGCCGACACGGAAGCCGCCGAGTTCGCCAAAATCTACAACCTCGACGTCAACGTCATCCCCACCAATCGGCCGAACGTCCGGAAGGACTACGCCGACGTCGTCTTCCGTACCGAGCGCGAAAAGTTCAACGCCATCGTCGAGGAAATCAAAGAATGCTACGAGCACGGCCAGCCCGTCCTCGTGGGCACCATCTCCATCGAAAAGTCGGAACGCTTGTCGGGACTCCTCAGCCGCCAAGGCGTGAAGCATCACGTCCTAAACGCGAAGTATCACGAGCGCGAAGCCGAAATCATCGCCCAGGCGGGCCGCAAGAGCGCCGTGACGATCGCCACCAACATGGCCGGCCGCGGGACCGACATTTTGCTCGGAGGCAACCCGGAGTTCACCTTCAAGCAACTGCTCTATCGAGAAGAAGGCCTCCCCGAGGACCGCCGCCTGGCAGTCTATGAGGAGATCAAGGCCGACTGCGAAAAAAACAAGCAGGAGGTCGTGGGCGCAGGCGGGCTGCATATCCTCGGCACCGAGCGCCATGAAAGCCGACGGATCGACAACCAGCTCCGTGGCCGCGCAGGTCGGCAGGGCGATCCGGGATCCTCGCGCTTTTACCTGTCGCTCGAAGACGACCTCATGCGCATCTTCGCGTCGGAGCGTGTCTCAAATCTCATGCTCAAGCTCGGCATGGAAGAAGGCGTGCCGATCGAACACGGCATGGTGACGCGCGCCATCCAGAATGCCCAAACCAAGGTCGAGGCGCACAATTTCGAGATCCGGAAGCAATTGCTCGAGTACGACGACGTCATGAACAAGCAGCGTGAAATCATTTATCAGCACCGCCGCGCCGTCTTTACCAGCGAGGATATTTCCGGCGAAGTTCGCGACATGATGCATAACGTCGTCACCTCGTTCGTGGACGTGTGCTGCCCGGAAGAGCAGTATCCGGAAGAGTGGGATTTCAAGAGCCTGGCCGAATCCATGAACGGCCAGTTCGGCGTGGACATTGCGGCGGGACACTCCGAAGGCGTCGACAGCCTCAAGGAAATGGGTCGCGACGCCCTCTTGGAAGACATGAAGGAAGCCGTTCAGCACGCCTACGCGGCGAAGGAACAGGAGATTCGCCCCGACATCCTCCGGCAGCTCGAGAAGCTCATTCTCCTTCAGGTCATCGACCACCACTGGAAGGAACATCTGCTCGGCATGGATCACTTGCGCGACGGTATCGGCCTGCGCGGGTACGGGCAGAAAGACCCGCTCATCGAATACAAGCGCGAAGGGTTCGACATGTTTTCGAACCTGATGGGACGCATTCAGTCGGATGCCCTGGAGCGGTTGTTCCGCATCCAAGAGGTCCGCCAGCAGGAGGTTCCCACGTCTCCTCCCCCGCAGCTACCACCCCGGATCACCCTGAGCCACGGCGACGAGGCGATCTCGACCGCCGCGCCGAAGGGACACGTCGATAAAGTCGGCCGCAACGACCCCTGCCCGTGCGGGAGCGGGAAGAAATACAAAAAGTGCCATGGGGCGTAG